In Caldisericota bacterium, the following are encoded in one genomic region:
- the rplJ gene encoding 50S ribosomal protein L10 produces MRKEQKVEVVKEMTEKLKGQKNILLVDFSGIKGNESAAFRKALKKEGIYYKVIKASLLKRAMEAAGFEDVDENLFIKSVGVALYESDPVTLVKKFVEFKNEDEQPVFKVKIGLIDGKWTVRNDIEKIATLPSKETLLSKLVYLIQSPLSRLVAVLQKPEKDLVIVLGQIKNKKEEAEKAA; encoded by the coding sequence ATGAGAAAAGAGCAAAAAGTAGAAGTAGTTAAAGAAATGACAGAAAAATTAAAAGGACAGAAAAATATTCTGCTTGTCGATTTTTCTGGAATTAAAGGAAATGAATCTGCTGCATTTAGAAAGGCGCTTAAGAAGGAAGGCATTTATTACAAAGTAATAAAAGCTTCTTTATTAAAAAGAGCTATGGAGGCGGCAGGTTTTGAAGATGTTGATGAAAATTTGTTTATTAAATCTGTCGGTGTGGCTTTATATGAATCTGATCCAGTGACATTAGTTAAGAAATTTGTTGAATTCAAAAATGAGGACGAACAACCTGTTTTTAAAGTTAAAATAGGACTCATTGACGGTAAATGGACTGTAAGAAACGATATAGAGAAAATTGCAACACTTCCTTCCAAAGAAACGCTTCTTAGTAAACTTGTTTACCTTATACAATCACCTCTTTCAAGACTGGTTGCTGTGTTACAAAAGCCCGAAAAGGATTTGGTTATTGTTTTAGGACAAATTAAAAATAAAAAAGAAGAAGCCGAAAAGGCTGCTTAA
- the rplL gene encoding 50S ribosomal protein L7/L12, producing MTKEKLIEEIEKMSVLELSELVEALEEKFGVTAAVPMAAMAGPAAAAPAEEKTEFDVVLKGFDDKKKIGVIKVVREVMQLGLKESKEFVESSASEPQAVKEGLPKKDADELKKKLEDAGATVELK from the coding sequence ATGACTAAAGAAAAACTTATTGAAGAAATTGAAAAAATGAGTGTTTTAGAGCTTTCAGAGCTTGTAGAAGCTCTCGAGGAAAAATTCGGAGTAACTGCTGCGGTACCAATGGCAGCAATGGCAGGACCGGCTGCTGCAGCACCTGCAGAAGAAAAAACAGAATTTGATGTGGTGCTAAAAGGGTTTGATGATAAGAAGAAAATCGGTGTTATTAAAGTAGTCAGGGAAGTTATGCAGCTCGGGCTTAAAGAATCTAAAGAGTTTGTAGAATCTAGCGCAAGTGAACCACAGGCTGTCAAAGAAGGTCTGCCAAAGAAAGACGCAGATGAGTTAAAGAAAAAACTTGAAGATGCAGGAGCAACGGTAGAGCTTAAGTAA
- the rplA gene encoding 50S ribosomal protein L1, translated as MKRGKRYKELIKLVEQEKAYTVDEAIAILPKLKSAKFDESIEAAYILNVDPKHADQNVRGVISLPNGTGKKVKVLVFAKGEDARAAENAGADIVGAEELIDKIVKENFLDFDITIATKDMMRDIGKVAKILGPRKLMPNPKAGTVTDDVAKAVKDFKAGKIEYRVDKTGVIHTIIGKISFTAEQIKENLLALNEAILKARPASVKGQYLKKAFISLTMSPSLRIDVQDLLKLKK; from the coding sequence ATGAAAAGAGGCAAGAGGTACAAAGAATTAATTAAATTGGTAGAACAAGAAAAAGCATATACAGTTGATGAAGCAATTGCTATATTACCAAAACTAAAAAGTGCAAAATTTGATGAATCCATTGAAGCTGCATATATATTGAATGTTGATCCAAAACATGCCGATCAGAATGTAAGAGGAGTAATCAGTCTTCCAAACGGAACAGGAAAAAAAGTAAAGGTGCTTGTATTTGCAAAGGGAGAAGATGCACGAGCAGCTGAAAATGCAGGAGCTGACATAGTGGGAGCAGAAGAACTGATAGACAAAATTGTCAAGGAAAACTTTTTAGATTTTGATATTACTATTGCGACAAAAGACATGATGCGTGATATTGGAAAAGTTGCAAAAATATTAGGACCTAGAAAATTAATGCCTAATCCAAAAGCAGGAACAGTAACAGACGACGTTGCTAAAGCTGTAAAAGATTTTAAAGCAGGTAAAATAGAGTATAGAGTTGATAAAACAGGAGTAATTCACACAATTATTGGTAAAATTTCTTTTACTGCGGAACAAATTAAGGAAAATTTGCTTGCATTAAATGAAGCAATTTTAAAAGCAAGACCTGCATCTGTTAAAGGGCAATATCTTAAGAAGGCGTTTATTTCTTTGACAATGTCACCCTCGTTGCGGATTGATGTGCAGGATTTATTAAAATTGAAAAAGTAG
- the pheT gene encoding phenylalanine--tRNA ligase subunit beta has translation MLTSIKMLKSIIQFDYTPEELGEKLSMMGLEVEGITKGRHRFDGIITGKVKTIHSITDTKLNRAIINVGNEDVQIITTASNLKNGDIVPVALPHSKVASGTNILKKDFKGVASSGMLCSYLELGLDPEILGSKEKEGILIFPTDTPVGEKIEDILPIDDDYLEISLLPDRADAFCLRGVARWIEIIKAKEEDRRADFSQLEEAVSLKTKGVTNIPIIIEDKNLCPFYSGRFIKDVVVTDSLLLLRQKLFMLRIRPINSVVDITNFVLGFYGQPLHAFDADIIKGKIYIRPAKKGEKIKTLDEIERNLSNVNLVIADESGPIAIAGVIGGFKTAVTEKTKNILLESAYFSPRCVARSVRSLGIATDASATFGRCADPIFPSKASIIAANLIAKETCGVPTKDNAVSCPAPKNPVNLRIARIKKILGEKVEKKNLRKYFSFEGFDYIEKKDYFIVTAPSFRADIKEEIDLIEEIVRMKGYNEFGEALIVGELKDAKRTEYENFIRALKEKLVKLGLDEVQTISLVGESSFDLIEYTDKKKLIKLLNPLSIDMAFMRPLLLPTMLSVLERNKKSENVNVSIFEVGKVFYKEKLFKETDELGILLSGARTSKNYLGVHFPYSLLYLKGLFEELFLYYDIHVTFEAEKFSFMHPYQSAGIYHKGEKIGYLGTISMVVLNKLGLTDEVFYGAINVEKLLEYYGRKINFKTFSLYPSVKRDIAIIVDEGTAEKDVKNAILSVAPRELQKITLFDIYKGSPLPEGKKNLAYSLEFSSVDKTLKGEEINKFIKILEETLQREVKGKLRKE, from the coding sequence ATGCTTACATCGATAAAAATGTTGAAAAGCATTATTCAATTTGACTATACTCCGGAAGAACTTGGAGAGAAGCTTTCAATGATGGGGCTTGAAGTGGAAGGAATCACTAAGGGCAGGCACAGATTTGATGGCATTATAACTGGAAAAGTTAAAACAATTCACAGCATTACTGATACAAAGCTTAATAGGGCTATTATTAACGTGGGTAATGAAGATGTCCAGATTATTACTACCGCTTCAAATTTAAAAAATGGAGACATTGTACCTGTAGCATTACCGCATAGTAAAGTTGCTTCCGGTACGAATATTTTGAAAAAGGATTTTAAAGGAGTTGCGTCAAGTGGAATGCTTTGTTCTTATTTAGAACTAGGGCTTGACCCTGAAATTTTAGGCAGCAAAGAAAAGGAAGGAATTTTAATATTCCCAACCGATACACCAGTGGGAGAAAAGATTGAAGATATTTTACCAATCGATGATGATTATCTTGAAATCTCCCTTCTTCCCGATAGAGCAGATGCTTTTTGTTTGCGAGGTGTTGCACGCTGGATCGAGATTATAAAAGCAAAGGAAGAAGACAGGCGAGCAGATTTTTCTCAATTAGAAGAAGCGGTTTCTTTAAAAACGAAGGGTGTTACGAATATTCCAATTATTATAGAGGATAAGAATCTCTGTCCTTTTTATTCTGGAAGATTTATTAAGGATGTTGTTGTCACAGATTCTTTGCTTTTATTACGGCAAAAACTTTTCATGCTGAGAATACGTCCTATAAATAGTGTTGTTGATATTACCAATTTTGTGCTGGGTTTTTATGGGCAACCTCTGCATGCGTTTGATGCAGATATTATCAAAGGGAAAATATATATAAGGCCTGCAAAAAAAGGAGAAAAGATAAAGACACTTGACGAAATCGAGAGAAATTTATCTAACGTAAATCTTGTTATTGCAGATGAATCAGGACCCATTGCCATTGCAGGAGTAATAGGTGGATTTAAAACGGCTGTTACTGAGAAAACGAAAAACATTCTTTTGGAAAGTGCTTATTTCTCCCCACGATGTGTTGCAAGAAGCGTAAGGAGTTTGGGTATTGCTACTGATGCGTCTGCTACTTTTGGAAGGTGTGCTGACCCTATATTTCCTTCGAAAGCTTCTATTATTGCAGCTAATCTTATAGCAAAAGAGACTTGCGGGGTTCCGACAAAAGATAACGCAGTGTCATGCCCGGCGCCTAAAAATCCCGTAAATCTGAGAATAGCTCGCATTAAAAAGATATTGGGTGAAAAAGTAGAGAAGAAAAATCTCAGGAAATATTTTAGTTTTGAAGGCTTTGACTATATTGAAAAGAAAGATTATTTCATAGTAACTGCTCCTTCTTTCAGAGCGGATATTAAAGAGGAAATAGACCTTATTGAAGAAATTGTGCGAATGAAGGGGTACAACGAATTTGGAGAAGCACTAATTGTAGGGGAACTAAAAGATGCTAAACGAACTGAATATGAAAATTTTATACGAGCCTTAAAAGAGAAACTTGTTAAATTGGGATTAGACGAAGTACAAACTATTTCTCTTGTCGGCGAATCTTCTTTTGATCTTATTGAATATACGGATAAAAAGAAATTAATAAAATTACTTAATCCTCTTTCAATAGATATGGCATTTATGCGTCCTTTGCTTCTTCCTACAATGCTTTCTGTGCTAGAACGGAACAAAAAATCTGAGAATGTAAATGTTTCTATATTTGAAGTGGGAAAAGTATTTTACAAAGAAAAGTTATTTAAAGAAACAGATGAATTGGGAATATTGCTCTCAGGTGCAAGGACTAGCAAGAACTATCTCGGAGTGCATTTTCCTTACAGTTTATTATACCTTAAGGGGCTATTTGAAGAATTGTTTTTATATTATGATATTCATGTTACTTTTGAGGCAGAAAAGTTTTCGTTCATGCATCCATACCAGTCTGCCGGTATTTATCATAAGGGAGAGAAAATTGGCTACTTAGGCACAATAAGCATGGTTGTATTAAATAAACTTGGTTTGACAGATGAAGTTTTTTACGGTGCAATTAACGTTGAAAAACTATTGGAGTATTATGGCAGAAAAATTAATTTTAAGACATTTTCATTATACCCTTCTGTGAAGAGGGATATTGCTATTATTGTTGATGAAGGTACTGCCGAAAAGGATGTGAAAAACGCAATTCTTTCTGTTGCTCCACGTGAGCTCCAAAAGATAACCCTTTTTGACATTTATAAAGGGTCTCCGCTACCTGAAGGAAAGAAAAATCTTGCATATTCTCTTGAATTTTCATCTGTTGATAAGACACTGAAGGGGGAGGAGATTAACAAATTCATTAAAATTCTTGAAGAGACTCTGCAGAGAGAGGTAAAAGGAAAGCTTAGAAAAGAATGA
- the pheS gene encoding phenylalanine--tRNA ligase subunit alpha has translation MEDKIKQIKEEFKEKIKNKSLKELKELEIYFLGRKGKIGVLFQLFKTVPKERRKHFGAKINELKSFIEKGISAEIQRTESIEASHKLEEEKIDVTLPGIKLHTGELHILSQTISRAEDIFLSMGFDVMIGPEIEEDYYNFEALNIPEFHPARAMQDTFYLSKKILLRTQTSPIQVRTMEKYKPPIRIIAMGRCYRKDAPDSSHFPVFHQIEGLVVDKKVTFANLKGTLSLFAKRMFGEVVKVRFTPSYFPFVEPGAETSISCEICGGKGCSVCQNTGWLEMGGSGMVHPNVLKNVGIDPEIYQGFAFGWGIERIAMVKHKIPDIRMFYQNDLRFLKQFRG, from the coding sequence ATGGAAGACAAAATTAAACAAATAAAAGAAGAATTCAAAGAGAAAATAAAAAATAAATCTCTGAAAGAATTGAAAGAACTTGAAATCTATTTTCTTGGAAGAAAAGGGAAAATAGGTGTTCTTTTTCAACTTTTTAAAACTGTGCCAAAGGAACGACGAAAGCATTTTGGCGCAAAGATTAATGAACTGAAAAGTTTCATAGAAAAAGGGATATCAGCAGAAATTCAAAGAACTGAATCTATAGAGGCAAGCCACAAACTGGAGGAAGAAAAAATTGATGTAACACTGCCGGGGATAAAATTGCATACAGGGGAGCTGCATATTCTTTCTCAAACAATATCTCGTGCGGAAGATATCTTTCTTTCTATGGGATTTGACGTAATGATTGGCCCTGAAATCGAAGAAGATTATTATAACTTTGAAGCACTAAATATTCCTGAATTTCATCCGGCCCGAGCTATGCAGGATACATTTTATCTATCTAAGAAAATTCTTCTTAGAACGCAAACATCTCCTATCCAAGTTAGAACAATGGAAAAATACAAACCTCCAATACGAATTATTGCGATGGGGAGGTGTTATCGAAAAGATGCTCCTGATAGTTCTCATTTTCCTGTTTTTCATCAAATAGAAGGACTTGTTGTAGACAAAAAAGTTACATTTGCAAATCTTAAGGGGACACTTTCTCTTTTCGCAAAAAGAATGTTTGGAGAAGTGGTAAAAGTGAGATTCACACCCTCTTATTTCCCGTTTGTTGAACCCGGAGCAGAAACATCGATTAGTTGTGAAATTTGTGGAGGCAAAGGCTGCTCTGTATGCCAAAATACAGGATGGCTGGAGATGGGAGGTTCTGGAATGGTCCACCCGAATGTGTTGAAAAATGTGGGTATTGACCCCGAAATTTATCAGGGTTTTGCATTTGGTTGGGGGATAGAACGTATTGCGATGGTAAAGCATAAAATACCTGATATACGCATGTTCTACCAGAATGATTTACGATTTTTAAAGCAATTTAGAGGATAG
- a CDS encoding PHP domain-containing protein, whose amino-acid sequence MTNWNIACVLLDTRDLLLLKGEKFLASIYEKSAYSVSALEFPLSSSYEIPLFLPQNIRENIQEILNTGNFTLKENLEKEVPKGMQVLLRLPGMYPENIVKLYTRADIDSVADLSKAIRDGKIRKNREFGLRMEEQLRKSLLLYQNNTRELTLFDGYTYGNSIVALLKTKGVKRVEIAGSVRRGKERVNNINFVVLSDGEKTKEIIEKSLSYKRIEKEVDDYISLKDKRNILLKFLIVDEPYFSSAMIYYTGSKMHNIRIKEIGKAKGFECAKRGYLLVPGEGEENVYEKLGMQYIPPEIREGEEEIDLSLRFSLPFLIQEEDIKGDLHVHTNFSDGMNSLREIKEESFFHKYEYVAITDHSSSLKVANGLSSKRLLKQMEFVDKINKERDFPVLLKGSEVEINKDGTLDFGDEILSRLDFVVCALHSGFDSSATENTERIVSALSNKFVDVFAHPTGKMIDVRQGYAVSLSKVFEVAAKTDVAMEINLFPKRMDLSSGLVKQARRMGVKYFSVGTDAHNIGHLNMMGYGIKILRRAWLKKGDVVNTLNFKELKEFL is encoded by the coding sequence ATGACGAATTGGAATATTGCCTGTGTTTTGTTAGATACAAGAGACTTACTCCTCCTTAAAGGTGAAAAATTTCTTGCATCTATTTATGAAAAGAGTGCTTACTCAGTGAGTGCGTTGGAATTTCCTTTGAGTAGTTCATATGAGATTCCTCTTTTCTTGCCTCAAAATATAAGAGAAAATATACAGGAAATTTTGAATACAGGCAATTTTACTTTAAAAGAGAACCTTGAGAAAGAAGTTCCCAAAGGAATGCAAGTTCTCTTGAGGCTTCCCGGTATGTATCCTGAAAATATAGTGAAACTTTATACAAGGGCAGATATAGATTCTGTAGCTGATCTCTCAAAAGCAATACGTGATGGAAAAATTCGGAAAAATCGAGAATTTGGATTAAGAATGGAGGAGCAACTCAGGAAAAGTTTACTACTGTACCAGAATAATACACGAGAATTAACTCTTTTTGACGGATATACCTATGGAAACAGTATAGTTGCTTTACTAAAAACAAAAGGTGTTAAGAGAGTTGAAATTGCTGGAAGTGTTCGCAGAGGGAAAGAGCGGGTAAATAATATTAATTTTGTTGTTTTGAGTGATGGCGAGAAAACAAAGGAAATAATTGAAAAAAGTCTCTCTTATAAAAGAATAGAGAAAGAAGTGGATGACTATATATCTTTAAAAGATAAGAGAAATATTTTGCTTAAATTTCTTATTGTGGATGAACCATATTTTTCTTCTGCTATGATTTATTATACTGGCTCTAAGATGCACAACATCAGGATTAAAGAGATAGGGAAGGCGAAAGGATTTGAATGTGCAAAGAGAGGGTACCTTCTTGTTCCAGGAGAAGGTGAGGAAAATGTTTATGAGAAGCTTGGAATGCAATATATTCCGCCTGAAATAAGAGAAGGCGAGGAAGAGATAGATTTATCTCTTCGTTTTTCATTGCCATTTTTGATACAGGAAGAGGATATAAAGGGAGACCTTCATGTGCATACGAATTTTAGTGACGGGATGAATAGTTTAAGGGAGATAAAGGAAGAAAGTTTTTTTCATAAATACGAGTATGTCGCAATTACAGACCATTCCTCATCACTAAAAGTCGCAAATGGCTTATCTTCGAAAAGACTATTGAAACAAATGGAGTTTGTTGATAAAATAAATAAAGAAAGAGATTTTCCAGTTTTATTAAAGGGAAGCGAAGTCGAGATAAATAAAGATGGAACGTTGGATTTTGGAGATGAGATACTTTCCAGGTTGGACTTTGTGGTTTGTGCGCTGCATAGCGGATTTGACAGCAGTGCAACAGAAAATACTGAAAGAATTGTTAGTGCTCTTTCAAATAAATTTGTAGATGTATTTGCTCATCCTACGGGGAAAATGATTGATGTAAGACAAGGTTATGCTGTTAGCCTATCAAAGGTATTTGAGGTAGCTGCTAAAACTGATGTAGCAATGGAGATAAACCTTTTTCCAAAAAGGATGGATCTTTCTTCGGGGTTAGTGAAACAAGCGAGGAGGATGGGTGTAAAATATTTTTCTGTTGGCACAGATGCGCATAATATAGGGCATCTTAATATGATGGGTTATGGGATTAAAATTTTACGTCGGGCATGGTTAAAAAAAGGAGATGTGGTGAATACACTTAATTTTAAAGAATTAAAGGAATTTTTATGA
- the ispE gene encoding 4-(cytidine 5'-diphospho)-2-C-methyl-D-erythritol kinase, translating into MKQNAYAKINLTLEIIGKRQDGFHNIESVFQEISLCDEIEIEKNNTLDIKFVPSIDTKKSTVYKSAETFFKTTRIRERAKIKIKKNIPIKSGLGGGSSDAATTLLLLNKLFMHPMKNDEVINMGETIGSDVPFFFFGGTSLVEGKGERVYPISPIKKLYVLLLIPSFSFSTKNSYSQIDGFKFDKTNHTKKLISILEKEKYDLSEIENCLHNDFEKMHLHINKIFTSTLRNLEQKTSKKFHLTGSGSTLFALFDNLSKAQQAQIKLKTTGIKTILTETR; encoded by the coding sequence ATGAAACAAAATGCATATGCAAAGATTAATCTTACATTAGAAATTATTGGAAAGCGCCAGGATGGATTCCACAATATTGAATCGGTCTTTCAAGAAATTTCATTGTGTGATGAAATAGAAATAGAAAAAAATAATACATTGGATATCAAGTTTGTTCCTTCAATAGATACAAAGAAAAGCACAGTCTACAAATCAGCAGAAACATTTTTCAAGACAACAAGAATAAGAGAGCGTGCAAAAATAAAAATTAAAAAAAACATCCCTATAAAATCTGGATTAGGCGGAGGCAGCTCTGATGCCGCAACAACACTGCTATTGTTAAACAAGCTTTTCATGCATCCCATGAAAAATGATGAAGTAATAAACATGGGAGAAACAATCGGATCAGATGTACCTTTTTTCTTTTTTGGAGGCACATCACTTGTAGAAGGAAAAGGGGAAAGGGTGTACCCAATAAGCCCCATTAAAAAACTGTATGTTCTACTTTTGATACCATCTTTTTCGTTTTCCACAAAAAATTCTTACTCGCAAATCGACGGGTTTAAGTTCGACAAAACAAATCATACAAAAAAACTCATATCTATTCTAGAAAAAGAGAAGTACGATTTAAGCGAGATAGAAAACTGTCTTCATAATGATTTTGAAAAAATGCATCTACATATCAATAAAATTTTTACATCTACCTTGAGAAATTTAGAGCAAAAAACGAGCAAAAAATTTCACTTGACCGGATCAGGCTCAACTTTGTTTGCTCTTTTCGACAATTTATCTAAGGCACAACAAGCGCAAATCAAACTAAAAACAACAGGCATTAAAACAATACTTACAGAAACAAGATAG
- the secE gene encoding preprotein translocase subunit SecE — protein MGKNRNAKAKATQQMQTVKAKREGFRSFISGVKVELLHRVLWPKWKEMKTYSITVIGFILFWALYIGLWDFIFAKGMEALVTK, from the coding sequence ATGGGTAAAAATAGAAACGCAAAAGCAAAGGCAACACAACAGATGCAAACTGTTAAAGCAAAAAGAGAGGGGTTTCGAAGCTTTATTTCCGGAGTGAAGGTGGAACTTTTACACAGGGTTCTCTGGCCAAAATGGAAGGAAATGAAAACCTATAGCATTACTGTGATTGGCTTTATTTTATTTTGGGCTTTATATATTGGGTTATGGGATTTCATCTTTGCTAAAGGAATGGAAGCGCTGGTAACGAAATAA
- the nusG gene encoding transcription termination/antitermination protein NusG, which yields MEESKTAQWYLVHTYSGSEKKVKNNLEDHIKAYGLEDKILEVILPVDYYSVVEKGKRKIKPLKVFPGYIVVKMILTDETWLVVKNISGVLGFVGSGGKPTPLTENEIKTIHTRIGEEEAEEKLNFDIGDKVKILAGPFKEMEGTVEEINREKGKARVILQMFGREMPVEIKTDFIQRI from the coding sequence ATGGAAGAAAGTAAAACTGCGCAGTGGTATCTTGTCCATACATATTCAGGTTCTGAAAAAAAGGTTAAAAATAATCTGGAAGACCATATAAAAGCATATGGTTTAGAGGATAAAATCCTTGAAGTAATCCTTCCTGTTGACTATTATAGTGTTGTTGAAAAGGGCAAGAGAAAAATAAAGCCTTTAAAGGTATTTCCTGGCTATATTGTTGTAAAAATGATACTTACTGATGAAACATGGCTTGTGGTAAAAAATATTTCTGGAGTACTTGGTTTTGTTGGAAGTGGTGGAAAACCTACGCCTCTCACAGAAAATGAAATTAAAACAATTCATACAAGGATTGGTGAAGAAGAGGCAGAAGAGAAGCTGAATTTCGATATAGGCGACAAGGTCAAAATACTTGCTGGTCCTTTTAAAGAAATGGAGGGCACTGTCGAAGAAATTAATCGGGAAAAAGGTAAGGCAAGGGTGATTCTCCAAATGTTTGGAAGAGAAATGCCTGTAGAAATAAAAACCGATTTTATACAGAGAATTTAA
- the rplK gene encoding 50S ribosomal protein L11: MAKKKKKVMGIVKLQIEAGKATPAPPVGPALGQKGVNIMEFCKKFNSRTQKQSGLIIPVVLKVYEDRSFDFITKTPPASSLIKRTLKIDSGSAQPNKIKVGTIRREQLKEIAKMKLPDLNTDDLDQAAKIIEGTARNMGVDVIG, translated from the coding sequence ATGGCTAAAAAAAAGAAAAAGGTTATGGGAATTGTAAAGCTTCAGATTGAAGCTGGGAAAGCAACTCCTGCGCCTCCTGTTGGTCCGGCATTGGGACAGAAGGGGGTCAACATTATGGAATTTTGCAAGAAGTTTAATTCTCGAACTCAAAAGCAATCTGGATTGATTATCCCTGTTGTTCTTAAGGTTTACGAGGATAGGAGCTTTGATTTTATTACTAAAACTCCTCCGGCTTCTTCTCTTATTAAGAGAACTCTTAAGATTGATTCTGGATCTGCTCAACCTAACAAGATAAAGGTTGGGACGATACGAAGAGAGCAGTTAAAAGAGATTGCAAAGATGAAATTACCTGATTTAAATACAGACGATCTGGATCAGGCAGCAAAAATTATTGAAGGCACAGCCCGCAATATGGGTGTGGATGTAATTGGATGA